From Impatiens glandulifera chromosome 7, dImpGla2.1, whole genome shotgun sequence:
ATCTGAGAAACTTAAAATGTTTGTAATTGTACATAATAACACACCTTAGACAAATGAATTAGGACATCTAGTGTTTAATGATTTCAAGAGGGGAAAGGAACACAAATAATTCAAAGTATTATAATGACTATGATACAAATACATCTTGTTAACTTATTCGGAGCTACTATGTTTATgttaatatatgataaaatctcataatcattttcaaagtgtctaTGACTTAAAGCTCAAGTTCCATGACATCCCTGATAGTTTAAATATGAGTAGTATTATTCAGGATTCAGCTGAGTACATGAGAATATGACAGAGAAGAGATTTTGGTAAATATGGAACCAAACCCATTCCTTaatctaagaaaaaaaaaatccaccCACAAATGGCAAGGATAAAATATCAAACAGGATTCAGAACAACTCAAGAAAAGAGAAAGGCAATAAGCATTGACAGACGCACCTGATATCTTCTCTTGTTTTGGGAAACAGCATGGCGAGCTTTGACCTGCACAGCCTTCACTGCATTCTTTGAGGAATCCACCAACCCTTTAGTGATGGATCCAATAAAACCAGATTGTGCTGTTGTTGATGCTCCATCAGAATCATTATCTGTGGGAGGAGATTTTGGGGACAGACGCAGTCCTATCCCACTTGTAAAGCGAGCAAGTGCAGACTTTCCAGCATTTCCAGGGGATGATTCCTCTTGAGTAGAACTGAATGGCTGAGGAATTTTTAAACTCTTGGCCCACATGGATATGCCAGCAGCAGACAGCCTAGATGATGACTCATTTGAAGAATAATCTGTTTCGGGATCTGTAGCAGGGTTAGTTCGAATATCTGGAGACTTATTATGTTGAGATGTTGGCATACCAGCAGATCCCAAATCCATACTATCAGGGGAGCAATAACAACTACATAAAAAGACAAATCATTAGAGCATATTCGAAGTAGAATGGTTTCCTATCCCAAACAGAGTATTAATAAGGTTTAcagataaagaaaataaagtcAACACTCATCTTTCTAAGTCTTCTAACCTTGCCATCGTGcagatatatatgaataatacaGTTGGTAGAAAAAGATCGAACATGAACTAAGAAATAGTATCCCATGGGGATAACCCTAAGGGAACGTTTCCTTCCAGTATGCGGAAGACTCACAAACAATTCCAACTTAAGAAATAACTTTACAAAGCGATGCGAGTCGTATGATAATTTAGTCAGTTCAAAATACAACACGATTAACAAGTGAAATTAAGGAATCGCCGGTCTGCACGACATAGAACAGACCGAAATAATAATCCAGATTCATATAGACATGGCGTGAAGATGAATGAAGAAATCTCAACCTTCTGATAGTGAATTAGAGAGTCCAATTAACAAAGAAGCATCAAAGTCGCATGAATCAGATGCGGAAAACGGAATACTGGAATGCACAATTCAGATAAGCATGGAGAGGAGATAACCTGGAAAAATCAGCAAGTGATTTGACAGATCGGTGGGAGCGGTGGCATGAAAGTTTCGGTCGTCAGCCGCTTGCAGCTCTTTCTCtatctatctctctctctcaactcgATAAATACAAGAGTGAGGTTGAAGCCCTTAATTGAAAATAGTTCAAGTAAAACCAATTCTCGGATTCTAGCTACTATTTCGAtttaatcgatttttttttttactaatatatatattctaataaattttaattaaaaatgttaataagaatattaagaataattttattatttaatatgaaaatgtgtgattaaattaaattatttttttatttgatagatcaactttttaattagattttcttttgaaaggaaaattattttattctgatataattatttttaaattttttatttgttgacctaaaacaaattattttcatattaactTATAAACATGAGTACgcataattaatacaataaaaataatatatattgttaatacATGATTGTATACAATTGATGATGTATAAACTTGGGGAAAATGTCAataaattgttaagttattatGTTATAggtgtttaatatattttgtttagataGAGGTTAAATCAGAGCTTGAACATTaagatttatatttttcttttctttataacaaaattacaataacattttatagatatgtttaaaaaataacaaaatttgtttaatacaaaagagttaaaaaacaaataataaaaagaggagtgatagagtgaggaaatttggtgagggaatttggtgagggaatgacatggcatcaccttcattggttggaaaatgtaaaagtgtgaggaaagagagaaaatagagaaattatttgatttttttagcgaAGATTATGCCatgtcattccctcaccaaattccctcaccaaattccctcacctaatcatttctctaataaaaaataaaagagaagagAAGTTCATCAAGAATAAATCAGATTaagcaaacaaaatataataatttgaaacaaaCCATTAAAATTATGTACAATCAAGaccctaaaaattaaaaaaaattaaaaaatatgtctcCGCACCCGACTGATATAGGACAACCCAAAGAAAAACTACTCACTGATGAAGTGGTTAGTCTAATATATTAGTGTTCTCCTCCTATTTCTCCCAAAATTGACTTCTATAATGAAGAAAAAGCATCAAGGAAAGGAATTGATCGTGTTCAACGATCACAACTACAAACTCTCAAAAAAAGATTTTGAGGTGTTATAGATGAAAGTAGGAGAGTCGATGAATGCATACTAGTGTACCTTAACCATTGTAAAACAAGATGAGGCTACATAAGAGCAAGCTAAGTGATGAGGatgttgttaaaaaaaatactaagaTCAATTACCCATAATTTTGTCTATGTAGTTTGTTCAATTAAAAAGTCAAAAGATCTCAGCATTATTTCAATTGATGAACTACAAAAACAACTTATTGGTTCATGAGCAACGAATGACTACACATGTTAACGAGGAACATTGCCTTAAAAGTTACCTATGGAGAGTCTTCAAAAGGACGGAGACATGGTAGCTTTCGAGGTAGAGGTCGGGCCGTAGGAGACATAATGATGACAAGTCAACTATTTTCTGTCATTTTCAAATGTCCAGGCAAATCTCACAAAACcattaaaaactatatatattttacttctCACAcgttataaaaaaatgtcaataataCCCCCCACTAAAGTAACTCAACTTACTCGAGCAACATTCATACTGAttcaatttttactttaaatgttttaaattaaaaaaatcgatcacagaACTCATGATTATGTGCCGTTAATTTGGGGTGTTCAAAACCTAATATCTGACCGAATTTTGTCTggtaaatttaagaaaatttgttGCCCTGGATGCTTGGTTTTTGGGCCATATATTCGGTTTTCgaatcaaattttaaaccaTTTCGAATTCAAACATGATTTTCGATTTGATTTTTGAGTtggaaaacaaaattgaaaatcgtattcattttttattatatattatataatttattacatataattatatataatatatttaaaaaattaaatttaatataatttattgtataatatattaaaaaaaattaaatttggttcgaatttgaattcggttcgattttattaaaatttatttgaatttagatCGATTTTCGAattgactaaaaaaaatataaaaaatcgaaTATCTGAACCGATTCACACCCCTAGTgtccatcttcctaaattaaaataaaataagaaatgacaataatattaataccattcatatttgaaattcaaTATTAAGGCTGGTAGATTATTATtccaaactaaaataataataacactaACTACCGCCtaacagaaaaaataaataataaaccatCGCAATCTTGCATTGTGTGGCAATTTTGACCAATTGATTGTCATCTCATATTCCTCTTTGCATTACTTTCTCGCCAAAGAAAACAAATACTGATTTTGGATCATCTTCTTTTTTAAATgcatgttagataaaataatttatgatattttagtcTTACATCATTAAACACTTAAAAAACAACAAATGTCTcaagttgataaaaaaatgacaCGTTTGAATGAACCAAAATCAATAagacattgaagatgaagatgtttGAGTATTGAAATCAAAGTAAATATGAGTTATGCATTAACATGATAAAACAAATTACATAAAATCTACCTGCTCaaagttaatattatttgtagtaTATGAAATGATTgtattcattttgttttttactaGCCAGGATAtggttttattaatttaaaatggcCTGTTGGGGgatgaaatgaaagtaaaaaaaaaaaaaaaaaaaaaggcaaTGTTAAAGATAGGATGATGGAGGAATTAGGCAAGTAAGTACAAGATTAAGGCCGCTAAGCAAGCATACCAACAgactattaatttattaattaatcttattaaagaaatatatatatcagaaaATGATATGGCAACTGCCTCTCTGTCTCCTTGTTAATTTTATCATTGTGGTTGCTCTTTCTCTCTAAATTAGACATTATACCctatacctatatatatatatcctactTACTggtataaatatattcatatatatgaattgttaattaatctttttatataattaattaattcaaatcagCAATGGATTGATATATAATTAGCAGATAGAAAGGGGATCATTAACTCATTATTATAGCCAGAGTAAGTGAGTGAGAAGAACAATAATGGGGACTTGTGTTTCATTCTTCCtcttactattattattactttctATCCTCTGTCCAATCCCCCATCATGCCTTTAGGGGTTTGCCGGAATCCCAAGCCGGCGGCGGGGTACAAACAACAACCGCTCTGCCGGAGTACACCTACTCTTCTCCGCCACCACCGCCATGTCCCCCTGCTTTCGAAAGCAAAAGACTCGAACTTGTTTACCCGGTTATCCAGAGATTCAAGAAAAGGATCACGTGCGACCCACATGGAGTAACGGATACATGGGTCGGAACCGACATTTGCGGCAAGTACAAAGGATTCTTTTGCGATGTCGTACCAGATTTCAAGGAGAAGGCACTCTCCGGCGTCAAGTTCAACGGCTTCAATCTAGATGGACCCGACCTTAATCTCAACGGCTTCATTGAAGAGTTGCCGGACATCTCCTTCTTCCACGCCAACTCCAACAATTTCACGGGTACCATCCCGGAAAAGGTCACAAGCTCCGGTGGTTCTTCGAGCTCGATCTCAGCAACAACAAGCTCTCGGCGAATTTCCTCACCAAATCTTCTCCGCCCCCAACTTGACCATAATCGATCTCCGGTTCAACTCGTTCACCGGGTCGGTTCCATCCCGGGTCTTCAACTTGGATCTAGACCTACTCTTTATCAACAACAACGGGTTTATCAATAGAATACCGGATAACCTCTGGTCGACCCGTGCCGTATTCTTGACCCTAGCGAATAATCGGTTCGTCGGGGAAATCCCTAAAAACATCGGGACTGCGGGAAAACGTCTCAGAGAAGTGTTGTTATTGAACAACGGTCTGTCGGGTTGTCTGCCGGCGGAGATGGGGCTCCTGAAGAAAGCCCGGGTTTTGGACGTGGGTCGTAACAATTTGAGCGGGCCAATACCTTACTCGTTCGGGTGCTTGAAGAAAATGGAGCAGATTAACCTGGGTAAGAACAAACTGTCGGGGCCGATACCAGAAGTGTTATGCCAGCTGAAAAAGATCCGAAATATAACGCTATCCGGCAACTATTTCACAGAGGTTGGACCAGCTTGCATGAAACTGATCGAGAGAAAGATTCTTCACGTGAAGAAGAACTGTATCTTCGGATTCCCATACCAACGACCCGAATCCGAATGCGTGAAATTCTTCTGGAGCCCGCCAGTACCCAAATACTGCCCCGATGAGTATTGGATACCCTGTAGCATTACCTCCCATTCCGGGTCGGATCCGTACAGTCCTCCGCCCGCTGCGCCGACTCACAAGACTTACAGTGCTCTGGATCCTCGTAAACCGTAGAAGGCGGATCCTGTATTGGGGCCGGCCCAATAGAATACCCATTTAGTCTTCCTCAAATATAGATGATCCAAtccaacaataataatattctttcaGTCCACTAGATGGAATGGGATGGGCCGGCCGGCCGGCCTTAGTTCTCATCTGCTTTGCTTTGCTTTCagtttctttaatattattgtatttttaatatatatatatatattacaaaaaaattataaaatacctataactagttaaaatgataaaataagtaaagattaatcaaataattgaaaatgaCTTGGTCCAAATAGAATGTTCTATTACTATTAGCTTAGCTAGCAAACAAgtgattaaaaaaagtaaaatttggATCTTCAATTTTAGATATCTCATCTACTTTTATCAtacattattttacattttaatacaacaagtattaattttaaaattatacaaataagaCCTTGAAGAAAGAGCTGCATCGTGAACAAGTAGTTTATTTTGAATGGAATCCAAATAACTTAACATTtttgtcaatatatatatatatatatcacaaacAAATAAGGCAACATGAAACAagatctaaaaaaaattgaggtgGAGAAATGAAGTGGGGTAAAGGAGAATTCAATATTTCACGCTCACCATACCACCACCGACATCATACAACGCACACGATTAATTAGTGGATATATTTTTTCTTGGTACTTTGAATTATtattctcattattattattattaatttattattgtacGAAGTGATGAATGATGTTCACGTGATTTGTACATGTGTGAAACTCACaccatttttttctctttctttttctatcACCACACACCGACACTACCACTGTCCCTACCCTCCCCCCCTCCCTTCACTTCTATCACCACCTCTTCTTATTAATAAGATAtacatttcaaaattatataagttaatttatgataatataaattggaTAAGTTATTATAGtttcatttgaattataataattttgtgtttaacCAAAGATATCCACATAAAATGCTCTATATTGATACTAATATTGGGTTAGGTTAGTTTtcaacattaaatatataaaatatgaaataaagataaaaaaaacatttttattattttatttcaaatgttaTTAGTGTAATACTATTTTTGTACCTTGTACCAATTAGTGTAATATCTTACCATtcaaataatgatatttttgtgtgtatataattatttttatttttgtgctTATATGTATCTGTGTAAGTCAATTGGAGATTATTAGAATTATATACGATATTgtagaaataaacaaattatgctATAGGACCCGCCATTATTAgtatatgtttatattattacttcttctctctctttgttttttatattatatatatatatatatatatgatataacaAACAAcaatacatttaattaattacaagatGGAAAGAAAACAATCAATTTGAACAGTCAAAACCAAGCAAATAAAACATCAGTTCTGtgatcttcttcttcagtctagtcaaatatttgattataagaggggtcaattattattttcttattgagtttaaaaatattctataaATAACCCTAAATGGTATCAACAAATAGCTAGACAATAAAACAAGATACAAACTCTTGCAGCAAATGACAACGACTAATCAAACGAGTatgcatatattttttttaacatattgtaaattaaaataCCTTCCCTTCCATTTCCAATCCATTTAtaacacacatatatatatatatatatttgattttataaatatttatatatgtttctgGGATGatgagaaattaataattttaaatatatatgtgtgcGTTTgagtaaatataaatataatatatatatatatatatatatatatatatatatataaattagtgtaaattaagatgaaaaaatatgagaaaacaTGTTTAAATTAGTGTATATGCTTTTGCTTTGATAAGGACCATCCATTAGATATATTTTGAATGGGCTTTGAGAAAGCAACTTGATCTGATGTCACCTCCTTTAGTCACGTGCAAAGGAAGGAGAGAAAGGGGAAGCTCACCTTTGTCAGACGGTGGCGCTGGAGAATTTAACGGCGGCGGTGAAGAAGGCTACTACTGTTACtgacatataatatatatatatagaactgaacagagaaattaattaattaataataatagagatCGAAAGAGGAAGCGCGTGATATAAATGCGTTTGGGGGCATGATGATGTCCCAGAATTCCCTCACGGTGGTTGCCTGCCGGTCGGTCGAGAGAAGAGAGTCCATCCATccattaattaactttatttgggATTTGTCAAtgtttatgaatattattattaaaacctataatatgattaatcaCTTCAAAACCGATATTTTAAGTTTCATATTAAACACAACACtcatttgatgatgatgatgatggacaaaaaaaaatatatactatttatctttaaattaataaattagtagGTTGCTTTTAAAAGTTTTTGATACATACTCGTGACTGACAAATCCCAAATATTATAGTTTaaaatctataatatttttccatcatattttatattaattagaaaaataaatattaatttttttattttttaaaatttgggaATTGAatgttttttgtttcttttcttgACCCGAACTTCTGCGTAGATACGCCCTCGCTATAGATGTcttattcttatattaaaaaaataaaattaaaattgatacataaatttttcttatataataaCTTAGTCTTAAGTTCAGCTCAAGATGTCTAATTGGATcaaaattaacaaattcaatTCTTATTGCCATACTCATTTTGTAcattaaatatacatatttattttgtgttagtcaaatcataactattcatgatttaataaaaaaatttatattttaaaatacaattttaattagcTAAATTTGATTTGTGTTGATTAACTTTTAACATCCTAAGTAATACTATTCACttagaaaatatgaaataagacattatttgaaaagtgaGACTAAAAtgaggaatatatatatatatatatatataatattaacaaaatgaTAATATAAGTAGCGGcctaacaataataaattaattaactagtataaaattaaaaccTTAATTAGTAGAgaaactattatataaaaataatacacaAGGACAGGGGTGGGGGTTTGCCAAATGAATCCACctcgtcgtcgtcgtcttctTCTCTCTGGTTCATCATCGTTGACGATGACCGATGATTCTACGACAACAAAGCAAATTAAGTGACAATCTGAAGAAGATCAATCACGACCCAGAATGATTGTTTGGACAGAATTCTATTGATTTTGTCGCCCCCATTTTCTCCACCACGAAATGCGCCAACGAACCCTTTGTTTCGATCAAGTTCTCTCTACATAAGAACTCTTCTCCGCACACTTTCTCCACCTCTCTCTCGAATTCATGCACGAATACATCCGTCTTCCCCGTCGACCCACTAATTCCTCTCTTGCTCCTAGCTAGCACCGCCGCCGTAAATATTGCCGACATTCTCCCCGGAGCTGCCGGATAATACCCTCTTGGTCCGTCAACCAAAATCACATCCCAAGGGATCTCATATATGTGATTTGGAAGGTCATTGATTCCCAATTTACAGTCGGAGAACAGAAGATTCTGTACAGGTCGACAATCGTTACGAACCTGCTCCCTCGCGTGTTCAATCAGATCGTGCAATTCGCTCACCTTCGTCGTGAATTGAACATCATACACTTCAATTTCCGGATGCTTCTCTTCAATTTTCCCAACCATGTACGAGCTTTCATCCACGATTACAGTTCTTCCCTTGTGATTGATCGAATTCCAGAGGAGGGTTTCGTGGGTAAGACCGAAAACGAGGAAATTACACGGGGAAGCGCAGCGGCGGAGAACGGAAGCGACGGATTTGAGCTCGGAGGAAGACATTCTGGCGGTTGTGGAGGTGGTGGAATTAGCAGAGGCGTAGTGAATGAGGGCGTCGAAGATGGGTTTTGGAAGACGGGCGTTGGAAGCTGCGGCGGCAGCTCCGGATCTTGCGACGGCGGCGGCGTCCTTGGAGGTGATGAGAGTGCATATGAAAGCGAATGCAAAGAATGAAACGAAAACGAAAAGCCAGAGACGGTGGGGGAAACCAGCAGCAGGTCCTTGCTTGTGGATTGAAGAAGGGTGAACCAGGATCAGCTTTGTGCTcgttttcatttctttctttctttagagAGAGACAGAGAGATCGTTAATGGCGGAGTAGTAAaggaggaagaaagaagaaggagGAGGCACACGAATCTATTAAAGCttccaaatatttatatatatttgttgttttttttgtaattcaaattatattgaCAGATGTTGATTTTAATTCTCGTGGGTCCGTTACCCATTTTCATTCAAATGTTTAAATTCTACACCTTTTTTTACTCcccaatcaaaataaataataataataataataattagagatatataaataaatattattaataataagaataataattagagATCGAACGTGCAACAGTTAGGAAAACCATTAGGGTCCCTCCACTCCACGGGATTGTTGGTTGTTGGTCTTACTCTCTTTAAACAGATCTATAtctttatttatgtatataccAAACAAtcattttatctaattaaattaaattaaatgtgatCATGTCTCATTATTTATCCAggtaatttatctttttaaatggGTCATGCAAGTAATCATTTTTAACTTCAaccaacataacaaaaaaaaggaaagataATGATAGAAagttctaaaaaaacaaaaaataattaggtaCTCCGCGATTCTACTGGTGGTAAAAGAGatattttgaattgttttttcAATATTGCATTAAAGACAAacaatataagaatatttttgaaatttgaaagTGATTCCTATATTATGTACTATCTTAATTTAAAGGAATCCactttaatcatttatttttttcattcttataAAAAGAATGATATGATTTTGACCAAACGaattataaaaagaatgaattaataatctccacttaattaattaacatggGATTAagcctaattttttttaaacaatagttaaaataataaatagttcaAAGGAAAGGATGTCAGCATCAAGTGACAAAGAAAGCACCCTTCATTAAGCAGAAATTAAAGGAGAACCAATCTTTTAAAATAGACAGAGGTTTGTGTTTTCTTTCTAAGACCGGAAATTAAGGGCTATATTGATTCAATTTATGGAtgcaataatttataattgtgtAACAgcaaataagaagaagaataagttgaagcaattattataaaaaatattttagtgttTAATGAATAAGCTgcaaataaactaaatcaaactaGTTATAAACATGCAAATTAAATACGCATAACCTTGTTTGTAAACGTTTATGGGTCAAGAGCTGAAACTGAGAAACccatattttatacaaacaacTCATGacttatattatattgaatacttaaaatttattttgatttaaataaaaccctgaaattttagttattatGAAACAAACAGCTCCTATTATGCAAGTCAAGATATCAAATAGAAGTTGACTTAAAGTTGAACAACCTAACATGTTTGCCACTAAATGTTGCTATTAGTAATATAAATCACTTAATTAGCTACATATgctcaaacaagctctaattaataatataaaactaagACAGACAATAATTGCGTGAcagtaaaaacaaataaaccaacaatttatatgtttaataacaTATAAGGACTCTTTGTTAATTAGTTTGATTCTGGCTTATAGGTGGTTTTAAAAACTCAGCATAAACCTTTAAATGTGTTGTTTGGCTTGGTAAAGCTAAAGTGTTATAATAATAACCATGTGAAATTAAGAATCCATTTATATATTGTTGTTGGCTCAAATCCAATCCAAAAGATGTGGACACCATCTAATCGTATTCTCATGTTTGGTGTAAGTTGGCTTCTTTACAATAATTGCAAAATCAGGTCATTATGTAATTATTCAACATTtcttttgtataatattttaatttatttttacttgcttttgtctttatttatacttaaaaaaagacttaatcattttataatataattgaatagaccagtttaaaaaattaaaataaagtttatagtGGTCTctcctttttgatattttaattttgggtgGCTGAGTTAGTGAGAAAAGTGTTATTTAAGAATATTAGAAAGAAGTGGATAAATTTGAGCAAAATAAATATAGGAATTGAAGGATGATGATCCAAACCAAAACACTCCATGTGAAAAATAAAGTGAAAAATAAaggttaataatatatatatatatatatatatatatatatatatatatatatatatatatatatatatatatatatatatatatatatatatatatatatatatatatatatatatatatatatatatgccttACATTTAAAAGAAAGGCATAATATTGAAGATGGATGGTTGAGAGAGTTATAATGGAAATAAACAATGAGACAGACATGTCAGCGTCATCAACATGTACGTACCTCTCTCACTCATGTTTTGGTTGGTTGATATGTGAACTTTGAAatggagaaataaaaaaataaaattaaaaataagaaaagagaGGCAAAAGTACATACCTTCCAATTCCTTCCCATGATGAAACtgcttttcataaatatttatttctttgcCTACTTTTGgctcacaaataaataatagagGCAGAAAT
This genomic window contains:
- the LOC124945385 gene encoding protein IRX15-LIKE-like, producing the protein MKTSTKLILVHPSSIHKQGPAAGFPHRLWLFVFVSFFAFAFICTLITSKDAAAVARSGAAAAASNARLPKPIFDALIHYASANSTTSTTARMSSSELKSVASVLRRCASPCNFLVFGLTHETLLWNSINHKGRTVIVDESSYMVGKIEEKHPEIEVYDVQFTTKVSELHDLIEHAREQVRNDCRPVQNLLFSDCKLGINDLPNHIYEIPWDVILVDGPRGYYPAAPGRMSAIFTAAVLARSKRGISGSTGKTDVFVHEFEREVEKVCGEEFLCRENLIETKGSLAHFVVEKMGATKSIEFCPNNHSGS